A stretch of the Terriglobales bacterium genome encodes the following:
- a CDS encoding rod shape-determining protein, translating to MSSNGFGGSSRFHNLRSLFSVFSSDLAIDLGTANTLVYAKGKGIVVNEPSIVAINKNTGEVEAVGKEAKEMLGRTPGNIVAIKPMKDGVIADFKVTEKMLNYFIQKAHNRKMLVHPRIVIGVPSEITQVEKRAVMDSAYRAKASEVHLVEQAMVAAIGAGLPITEPSGNMVVDIGGGTTDIAVISLSGIVYSRSVRMAGNQMDEAVMNYLKRKYNLLIGERTAEQIKMEIGSAYPLDKPLTMEIKGRNLIEGVPKSITIDDSEIREALSECVATIMNAIRVALERTPPELSADISDRGIVLTGGGALLKNLDKRIREETGLPVSIADDPLASVVLGTGKMLSDFKLLRKISIE from the coding sequence ATGTCATCGAACGGATTCGGCGGTAGCTCGCGGTTCCACAACTTGCGGTCGCTCTTCAGCGTTTTTTCCAGCGATTTAGCCATCGATCTCGGCACGGCAAACACGCTGGTGTATGCCAAGGGCAAAGGCATCGTTGTGAATGAACCTTCCATCGTTGCGATCAACAAGAACACAGGCGAAGTAGAAGCGGTGGGCAAAGAGGCCAAGGAGATGCTGGGCCGCACGCCTGGTAACATCGTCGCCATCAAGCCGATGAAGGACGGTGTGATCGCCGACTTCAAGGTGACGGAAAAGATGTTGAATTACTTCATCCAGAAGGCGCACAACCGCAAGATGCTGGTGCATCCGCGAATTGTGATCGGCGTGCCTTCGGAAATTACGCAGGTGGAAAAGCGCGCCGTGATGGACAGCGCGTATCGCGCGAAGGCGAGCGAAGTTCATCTCGTCGAGCAGGCGATGGTGGCGGCGATCGGTGCAGGACTGCCGATCACTGAGCCCAGCGGCAATATGGTCGTCGACATCGGTGGCGGCACCACGGATATCGCCGTTATTTCGTTGAGCGGCATTGTTTATTCGCGCTCGGTGCGCATGGCCGGCAACCAGATGGACGAAGCCGTCATGAACTACCTGAAGCGTAAGTACAACCTGCTGATCGGCGAGCGCACGGCGGAGCAGATCAAGATGGAGATCGGCTCAGCGTATCCGCTGGACAAGCCGCTAACCATGGAAATCAAAGGCCGCAACCTCATCGAGGGCGTGCCGAAGTCCATCACCATCGACGACAGTGAGATTCGAGAAGCGCTCAGCGAGTGCGTCGCGACCATCATGAATGCCATTCGCGTGGCACTGGAACGTACGCCTCCAGAGCTTTCCGCCGACATCAGCGATCGCGGCATCGTGCTTACCGGCGGTGGCGCACTGTTGAAGAATCTCGATAAGCGTATTCGCGAGGAAACGGGACTACCGGTGTCGATCGCCGATGATCCGCTCGCAAGTGTTGTTCTTGGAACGGGCAAGATGCTCAGCGACTTCAAGTTGCTGAGAAAGATCTCGATCGAGTAG
- the rpsU gene encoding 30S ribosomal protein S21 — protein MAEVRVQEGESLENALRRFKRKVQQEDIIKEVKRHSFYLKPGEKKRVKEAVARKRSRKKARKEQSD, from the coding sequence TTGGCAGAAGTACGGGTCCAGGAGGGCGAATCGTTAGAGAACGCTCTTCGGCGCTTCAAGCGCAAGGTTCAGCAGGAAGACATCATTAAGGAAGTCAAGAGACACTCCTTCTACCTGAAGCCGGGCGAAAAGAAACGCGTTAAGGAAGCCGTCGCACGCAAGCGCAGCCGCAAGAAAGCGCGTAAGGAGCAAAGCGACTAG
- a CDS encoding TonB-dependent receptor — protein MLRRVLFAVWFAVMVLVLLMPERLFSQDVSTGSLRVEVQDASGARIAKANVLVIHEETGLRRAVETDEDGRCRASVLVPGSYRVRIESQGMAPVEVSSVVVELGAETDLQLTMRVAGTHEAVTVSDTAPEVKTRSGENAEVVDQKSIAELPLNGRRFSDLALLVPGVVADPRGMTSASNGDLSSGGIRGFQSSYLVDGADNNNSFFAQARGRYRAPYQFSNEVVQEFRVNTNNYGAELGRAGAAVVNVVTKSGSNELHGKLFYFLRDSTFGAKPAFLDFKPEDQQHQFGVTVGGPIRKNRAFFFAGLDQHIFKVPSVVRFGTGTASVVPGVGDYEVSDRDLVFLASDALNKMAGNFESRLIGNAGFGKLDLVLSPTNLLSARVSTSRYYGDNNVFFDPASPVTNYAITENGEEDVSTVSAVASLTSGITRAITNSLRFQYSRDWQASTPNASFARTQIDGVIEGFGRSLILPRNTHESKLHLADSISVDGRNHSWKFGGDFVRTKIYNYFPLQFGGGYIFDTIRVNPFTFAPETYGLHLSPLRAYAHMVPRYYMQNFGDSESHPDTNEYALFAQDSMRIGPVGITFGVRYDRQRFRSDRLKQSPLWPGAGRVPSDGNNIAPRIGFAYALGDDRPLMFRGGWGVFYTRIPSIYTSSVETQNGLSRTHLFLDNADFYDRQVFPVYPNPIAECPLGVKTCAPPESIAGNMTSEVSAFGNGFQTPFVQQATISMEREVVDKVYVSGSYLYTHGEHLIRARDVNLPAPVRVSYPVFDEDGTEFLGAYYDVDSFTTWEFAKTSTCTFPPCAGRLQRPVSQLGAINVFESAATSIYHGATISVKRRMSKGLFFRVAYTWGQAIDDGQDALAAGRPAVVQNSYATKSERGWSSVDQRQRWVGAWTWQPRVSKGNRFKVFVNNWKLSNMFTYGSGRPVNARIVGDANRDGNTSNDRLPGYSRNSFLGPDYMTSDFRVSRTFRFSERAKVELLAEFFNMFNRDNKRVELSDDGFDNSAASFVPEDTVVNAKHFPAQYRKLDGFLVPKNAYAPRQVQFAVRFYY, from the coding sequence ATGCTTCGGCGTGTGCTGTTTGCGGTGTGGTTCGCGGTGATGGTTCTGGTATTGCTGATGCCGGAACGGTTGTTCTCGCAGGATGTTTCGACAGGAAGCTTGCGCGTGGAGGTGCAGGACGCGTCGGGCGCGCGGATTGCGAAGGCGAACGTGCTGGTGATCCATGAAGAGACCGGACTGCGAAGGGCGGTGGAAACAGATGAGGATGGAAGGTGCCGGGCGTCGGTGCTGGTACCGGGAAGTTATAGGGTACGGATCGAGTCACAGGGGATGGCGCCGGTGGAGGTGAGCTCCGTCGTGGTGGAGTTGGGAGCTGAAACAGACCTGCAACTGACGATGCGAGTGGCGGGGACGCATGAAGCGGTGACGGTCTCCGATACGGCTCCGGAGGTGAAGACGCGTTCGGGTGAGAACGCCGAAGTGGTGGACCAGAAGAGCATTGCCGAACTTCCGCTGAATGGACGACGGTTTAGTGATTTGGCGCTACTGGTGCCGGGAGTGGTGGCCGATCCTCGGGGGATGACATCGGCTTCGAACGGAGATTTGTCGTCGGGAGGCATACGAGGATTTCAGTCGAGCTACCTCGTGGATGGAGCAGACAACAACAATTCTTTCTTTGCGCAGGCGCGAGGAAGGTATCGGGCACCGTATCAATTTTCCAACGAGGTGGTGCAGGAATTTCGGGTGAACACGAACAACTACGGGGCGGAACTGGGACGTGCGGGCGCAGCCGTGGTGAACGTGGTGACGAAATCGGGTTCGAACGAACTGCACGGAAAGCTCTTCTATTTCCTGCGCGATAGCACGTTCGGCGCGAAGCCTGCGTTTCTGGATTTCAAACCCGAAGATCAACAGCACCAGTTCGGCGTCACCGTCGGCGGGCCGATCCGAAAGAACCGGGCCTTCTTCTTTGCAGGATTAGACCAGCACATATTCAAGGTTCCGAGCGTAGTGCGGTTCGGTACGGGAACGGCGAGCGTGGTTCCCGGCGTCGGGGACTATGAAGTCAGTGATCGCGACCTGGTGTTTCTCGCTTCGGATGCGCTGAACAAGATGGCGGGAAACTTCGAGTCGAGGTTGATTGGGAATGCCGGCTTTGGGAAGTTGGATCTGGTGCTGTCGCCGACGAATTTGCTCTCTGCCCGCGTGAGTACGTCGCGTTATTACGGTGACAACAACGTGTTCTTCGATCCAGCGAGCCCGGTCACGAACTACGCGATTACGGAGAACGGCGAGGAAGACGTGAGCACGGTCAGCGCAGTTGCATCGTTGACCAGCGGCATTACGCGAGCCATCACGAACAGCTTGCGATTTCAGTACTCACGCGACTGGCAGGCGTCCACGCCGAACGCGAGTTTTGCGCGGACACAGATTGATGGCGTGATCGAGGGTTTTGGCCGGTCGCTGATCCTGCCGCGTAATACACATGAGTCGAAACTGCACCTGGCGGATTCGATCAGCGTGGATGGGCGGAACCACTCCTGGAAGTTTGGAGGGGACTTCGTCCGGACGAAGATCTACAACTACTTTCCTCTCCAATTCGGCGGGGGATACATATTCGACACGATCCGCGTGAACCCGTTCACGTTTGCGCCGGAGACGTATGGATTGCACCTAAGTCCGTTGCGTGCGTATGCGCACATGGTGCCGCGGTATTACATGCAAAACTTCGGGGATTCGGAATCGCATCCGGACACCAACGAATATGCATTGTTTGCGCAGGACTCGATGCGGATTGGGCCGGTGGGAATTACGTTTGGCGTGCGCTACGACCGGCAGAGGTTCCGATCGGACAGGTTGAAGCAGAGTCCGCTGTGGCCGGGTGCAGGCAGGGTGCCGAGCGACGGCAACAACATCGCTCCGAGAATTGGATTTGCGTACGCGCTTGGTGATGACCGTCCGCTTATGTTCCGTGGCGGCTGGGGAGTGTTTTATACGCGAATCCCGTCGATCTATACATCTTCTGTGGAGACGCAGAACGGGCTGAGCCGGACTCATCTGTTCCTCGACAATGCGGACTTCTACGACCGGCAAGTATTTCCGGTTTATCCGAATCCGATTGCCGAGTGTCCGTTGGGCGTGAAGACGTGCGCGCCTCCGGAGAGTATCGCCGGCAACATGACGAGCGAGGTGTCGGCGTTCGGCAATGGATTCCAGACTCCCTTCGTGCAGCAGGCGACGATCAGCATGGAGCGCGAAGTGGTGGACAAGGTGTACGTCAGCGGATCGTACCTGTATACGCATGGCGAACACCTGATTCGCGCGAGAGACGTGAACCTGCCGGCGCCGGTGCGGGTGAGCTATCCGGTGTTCGATGAGGACGGCACCGAGTTTCTCGGCGCCTACTACGATGTGGATTCGTTCACGACGTGGGAGTTTGCAAAGACATCCACATGTACGTTCCCGCCCTGTGCAGGACGATTGCAGCGACCCGTGTCGCAACTGGGAGCCATCAATGTTTTCGAGAGTGCCGCGACGAGTATTTATCACGGCGCGACGATTTCGGTGAAACGACGGATGAGTAAGGGCCTGTTCTTCCGGGTGGCGTACACATGGGGACAGGCCATCGACGATGGACAGGACGCGTTGGCAGCAGGCCGTCCCGCGGTCGTGCAGAACTCCTACGCGACAAAATCGGAGCGGGGATGGAGCAGTGTGGACCAAAGACAGCGCTGGGTGGGCGCGTGGACATGGCAGCCGCGCGTGTCGAAGGGGAACCGCTTCAAGGTGTTCGTGAATAACTGGAAGTTGTCGAACATGTTCACGTATGGAAGTGGGCGGCCAGTGAATGCGCGAATCGTGGGAGATGCGAATCGCGACGGCAATACGAGCAATGATCGGTTGCCGGGGTATTCAAGGAACTCGTTCCTGGGGCCGGATTACATGACGTCGGATTTTCGTGTTTCTAGGACCTTCCGATTTTCCGAGCGGGCGAAGGTCGAACTTCTAGCTGAATTCTTCAACATGTTCAACCGCGACAACAAGCGAGTGGAACTCAGCGATGACGGATTCGACAATTCGGCCGCGAGCTTTGTTCCGGAAGACACAGTGGTGAACGCGAAGCATTTTCCGGCGCAGTATCGGAAGCTAGATGGATTCCTGGTGCCGAAGAACGCCTATGCGCCTCGGCAGGTACAATTCGCGGTCCGATTTTACTACTGA
- a CDS encoding DHA2 family efflux MFS transporter permease subunit, which translates to MSEDNYRHVNPWLVTWSVMLATFMEVLDTTVVNVSIPHISGNLSASVDEGTWVVTSYLVSNAIILPMSGWLASFFGRRRMLLFCVAGFSITSLLCGLATSLESLIFFRILQGVTGGGMVPLAQATMLESFPPEKHGHAMAAYSIGILLAPIIGPTLGGWITDSYSWRWIFFINVPVGVLSLVMMGTFVWDPPYLKRPKGKIDVPGIIFLALGFGCLQIVLDTGQKNDWFASHSIQIYATICVIGLVGMVIRELTAAHPIVDLRALKDRTFATGVTLMTVVAFVLYGSLVLLPIYLQTLLNYPALQSGLALSPRGIGALLFTPLVGVLTGKWDPRKILGFGLAMSGFTTWQLSQLNLYAGYWDIFWPQVLQGVGMSCTFVPLAASAISHIPKDRMGNATAIFNLMRNIGGSFGVALMMTFVSRRTQLHQSRLVEKLPAWDVETQTMLEQMKLWFMSRGSDAYTASRQALGALYGLVQRQATMLSFVEAFWIMAMISFAVVPLVLLLHNPRKRSRLLQSLGRSPHTKPVSKEAPEPELVHM; encoded by the coding sequence GTGTCCGAAGACAACTACAGACACGTAAATCCATGGCTCGTCACCTGGTCGGTCATGCTGGCGACGTTCATGGAAGTTCTCGACACCACCGTCGTCAACGTATCCATCCCTCACATTTCCGGAAACCTCTCCGCGTCCGTTGACGAGGGCACGTGGGTGGTCACCTCTTACCTTGTTTCCAATGCCATCATCCTGCCGATGTCGGGATGGCTGGCAAGTTTCTTCGGCCGTCGTCGCATGCTCCTTTTCTGCGTCGCCGGATTCTCTATCACCTCGCTGCTGTGCGGGCTCGCCACCAGCCTCGAGTCGCTCATCTTCTTCCGTATCCTCCAGGGTGTTACCGGAGGCGGCATGGTCCCCTTGGCCCAAGCCACCATGCTCGAGAGCTTCCCACCCGAAAAGCACGGTCACGCGATGGCGGCATATTCCATCGGCATCCTTCTCGCACCTATCATTGGACCAACTCTCGGAGGATGGATCACCGACTCCTATAGCTGGCGCTGGATCTTCTTCATCAATGTCCCCGTCGGAGTTCTATCCCTCGTCATGATGGGAACCTTCGTCTGGGATCCTCCCTACCTCAAGCGCCCAAAGGGCAAGATCGACGTACCCGGAATCATTTTTCTAGCCCTCGGTTTCGGATGCCTTCAGATTGTCCTCGACACTGGCCAGAAGAATGACTGGTTTGCCTCCCACTCCATCCAGATTTACGCCACGATATGCGTGATCGGTTTGGTTGGCATGGTCATCCGTGAACTCACGGCGGCTCATCCGATCGTCGATCTGCGCGCCCTGAAAGACCGCACCTTCGCGACGGGTGTCACCCTCATGACCGTTGTGGCTTTCGTCCTTTACGGAAGCCTCGTACTCCTGCCCATCTACTTGCAGACACTCCTGAACTATCCCGCCCTGCAGTCCGGGCTTGCCCTGTCGCCTCGCGGCATCGGCGCGCTCCTGTTCACTCCGCTCGTTGGTGTTCTCACCGGAAAGTGGGATCCCCGCAAGATCCTTGGGTTTGGCCTCGCAATGAGTGGCTTCACCACCTGGCAGCTCTCGCAGCTAAACCTCTATGCGGGCTATTGGGACATCTTCTGGCCCCAGGTCCTTCAGGGTGTAGGCATGAGCTGCACCTTCGTCCCGCTCGCCGCGTCCGCCATCTCGCACATTCCCAAGGACCGGATGGGAAACGCCACCGCGATCTTCAACCTGATGCGCAACATCGGCGGCAGCTTTGGCGTGGCTCTGATGATGACCTTTGTGTCCCGCCGCACGCAGTTACATCAAAGCCGGTTGGTAGAAAAGCTTCCTGCTTGGGACGTTGAAACGCAAACCATGCTCGAGCAGATGAAACTCTGGTTCATGTCGCGCGGTTCGGACGCCTACACTGCTTCGCGACAGGCACTCGGGGCCCTCTACGGCTTGGTCCAACGGCAGGCCACGATGCTCTCGTTCGTGGAAGCCTTCTGGATCATGGCGATGATCTCCTTCGCTGTTGTCCCGCTCGTTTTGTTGCTGCATAACCCGCGAAAGCGCTCAAGATTGCTGCAATCACTCGGGCGGTCGCCTCATACCAAGCCGGTCTCGAAAGAAGCGCCGGAACCGGAACTCGTGCACATGTAA
- a CDS encoding gamma carbonic anhydrase family protein has protein sequence MIRPYKGVLPRIGQGCYIDESAQVIGDVELGDNASIWMCAVVRGDVHSIRIGANSNIQDCSVLHGMLGKWPVILGDWVTVGHSVTLHGCVIEDRCLIGMGAVILNGARVGSDCIVAAGTLIPEGVVIEPGSLVMGSPGKVRRKLSDEEKASILTYGRNYLGYRDQYLRETRNNGL, from the coding sequence GTGATCAGACCGTACAAGGGCGTGCTGCCGCGCATCGGCCAGGGCTGCTATATCGACGAGTCCGCGCAGGTCATCGGTGACGTCGAACTCGGCGACAACGCCAGCATCTGGATGTGCGCCGTCGTCCGTGGCGACGTGCACTCGATCCGCATCGGTGCCAACTCCAACATCCAGGACTGCAGCGTCCTTCACGGCATGCTTGGCAAGTGGCCGGTCATCCTCGGCGATTGGGTCACCGTTGGCCACTCCGTCACGCTTCACGGATGCGTGATCGAAGATCGCTGCCTCATCGGGATGGGAGCGGTAATCCTGAACGGTGCGCGCGTAGGCTCCGATTGCATCGTCGCCGCCGGAACGCTAATCCCCGAGGGTGTCGTCATCGAACCCGGTTCGCTCGTAATGGGATCTCCGGGCAAGGTCCGCCGCAAGTTGAGCGATGAAGAAAAAGCGTCGATCCTCACATACGGCAGGAACTATTTGGGGTATCGGGACCAATATTTAAGGGAAACACGAAACAATGGTCTCTAG
- a CDS encoding aldehyde dehydrogenase family protein, whose amino-acid sequence MATDAIRSTSTKTYKNYIDGEWVESRTGQTFENRNPADTREIVGVFQKSGKEDVDAAVDAAKRAFAKWRLFPAPRRAEMLYEASRILEKKKEEFSRDMTREMGKVIKETRGDTQEAIDTGYYFAGEGRRMFGHTTPSELPNKFAMCVKQPLGVCGMITPWNFPMAIPSWKLFPALVAGNTAVIKPAQDTPLSVFNFVSALTDAGVPRGVVNIVAGTGSQVGTPLTQHPDVRAISLTGSSEVGKIVGAECAQTFKRCSLELGGKNPMIVLDDANLDLALEGALWGAFGTTGQRCTATSRIIVQKGIYKQFVEELVRRAKKLKIGNGLDESVDMGPAVNEAQLNTDLSYIEIGKKEGAKLLTGGNRLSDGAYAHGWFLEPTVFGDVDRKMRIAQEEIFGPVVSIIPCNDMDEAIAIANDIKYGLSSAIYTKDVNRAFKAVRDLEAGITYVNAPTIGAEVHLPFGGVKQTGNGHREGGIGALDFFCEWKAVYVDYSDKLQKAQIDRPE is encoded by the coding sequence ATGGCTACCGATGCCATTCGCAGTACCAGCACTAAAACCTACAAAAACTACATAGACGGCGAGTGGGTCGAGTCGCGTACAGGACAGACCTTCGAAAACCGCAACCCAGCCGATACCCGTGAAATCGTCGGCGTTTTCCAGAAATCCGGTAAAGAAGACGTGGATGCCGCCGTCGACGCCGCGAAGCGCGCGTTCGCCAAGTGGCGTCTCTTTCCCGCTCCGCGCCGTGCCGAGATGCTTTACGAAGCCTCGCGCATTCTGGAAAAGAAGAAAGAAGAGTTCTCTCGCGACATGACTCGCGAGATGGGCAAGGTCATCAAGGAGACTCGCGGCGATACCCAGGAAGCCATCGATACCGGCTACTACTTCGCCGGTGAAGGTCGCCGGATGTTCGGCCACACCACGCCATCCGAACTTCCCAACAAGTTCGCAATGTGCGTGAAGCAGCCCCTGGGAGTCTGCGGCATGATCACGCCGTGGAACTTCCCCATGGCGATCCCTTCCTGGAAGCTCTTCCCTGCCCTTGTGGCCGGGAACACAGCGGTCATTAAGCCCGCACAGGATACGCCGCTCTCAGTATTCAACTTTGTCTCTGCGCTCACCGACGCAGGCGTTCCCAGAGGCGTTGTGAACATCGTCGCCGGAACCGGGTCCCAGGTCGGCACGCCGCTCACCCAGCATCCTGATGTCCGTGCCATCTCCCTGACCGGATCCTCGGAAGTCGGCAAGATTGTCGGTGCCGAGTGCGCGCAGACCTTTAAGCGCTGCTCGCTCGAACTCGGCGGCAAGAACCCGATGATCGTCCTCGACGACGCCAACCTCGATCTCGCTCTCGAAGGTGCGTTGTGGGGCGCGTTCGGCACCACCGGCCAGCGCTGCACCGCCACCAGCCGCATCATCGTGCAGAAAGGCATCTACAAACAGTTCGTGGAAGAACTTGTCCGCCGCGCTAAGAAACTGAAGATCGGCAATGGACTGGATGAGTCAGTAGACATGGGCCCTGCGGTGAACGAAGCGCAACTGAATACCGACCTCAGCTACATCGAGATCGGCAAGAAGGAAGGCGCGAAACTCCTGACCGGCGGCAACCGTCTCTCGGACGGTGCGTACGCGCATGGCTGGTTCCTTGAGCCGACCGTCTTCGGCGATGTCGATCGGAAAATGCGCATTGCCCAGGAAGAGATTTTTGGCCCTGTCGTCTCAATTATTCCCTGCAATGACATGGACGAGGCCATCGCAATCGCTAACGACATCAAGTACGGCCTGTCGTCTGCCATCTACACCAAGGACGTGAACCGTGCCTTCAAAGCCGTTCGCGACCTCGAAGCAGGCATCACCTACGTGAACGCCCCGACGATTGGCGCGGAAGTTCACCTCCCGTTCGGAGGCGTGAAGCAGACCGGCAACGGCCATCGCGAGGGCGGTATCGGCGCACTCGACTTCTTCTGCGAATGGAAGGCCGTTTACGTCGATTACTCCGACAAACTCCAAAAGGCCCAGATCGACCGGCCCGAATAG